The DNA segment CTCCATGGCAACCCGcggcccgcccgccgcgcttccgccgcgccgcccgcagcgccccctgccggcgcGGAGGACCCGCGCCCCCCTCAGCCCGCGCgccccgtgcctcagtttcccccgCGGCCGCGCACCGGGACGGGGCGCTGCGGGCCGGCGGCGAGCGCGGCTGAGGGGGACATCCCGGGAGGGAGGCGGGAGCAGCCGCAGCCCCCGCGGGCGGGGATTCGTGCCCCCGCGGCCGGctgcctgcctgcagagggCAGCGTGCGGttggccgggccgggccgggccgggccgctcCCCGGCGTCACGGGAGGCTGGCGGCCGGCTCCGCCACCCCTCCGGCAGCGGAgcggccccggcgctgccccggcaCAGCCAGCGGCCACGGGACCGGCCCCCACACCGACACCGACACCGACACCGACACGGGCACCGCCTCCGTCCTGCCTGGGAGACTGACGGATTGCAGGGAAAAACCAAACCCCGCCAACCATCGGGAAAGTCGGCCCGGAAAGGGATTGCAAAACCCCGGGATCACCGGGAGGTTGGGCAGGGCTTGGGGTCGTTCCCACCGGCGGTATATGTAGGGTGTTTTATCCACAGGAGCCCCGAGAAAAAATCGCTTTGGATTTATTTCCTCGTTGGCAGCCAGGGGTTTTCCTCCCGGCGAGTGAAACCTCGGGATCAGCCTCCCGGAGAGATAAACCCTGCGTGGACATGGCAGAGCCCGGCTCTCGGGCCGGCCGGGATTCGCATCCCGGAGGAGCCAGGGGAACGCCGCTCGCTTGACTGGGAAtcttggggtattttttttttatccagggAATGTCGTTTTTAAACGGGAAATGTTCTTTTTAACCGGGGCGCCGGGATCCGGGGGGGCCACTTGGACATAGGGACGTTGGCGTCACCTCGTAAGAGATTTCTTcgccacctttttttttttttttgttattattattttcctgggAAAGCGGCCAAGCCATTTCCCACAGCAGCGCGTGGTGGTGATCCCGGAGCCCGCGGTATTGCCGGGGCCAggggggtgtttttggggggtgttttgGCCGGGGGGGTTGAGTTTCGCTGGCTCCCCCCGCTTCTTCCCGACCCGGCACCGGCCATGGCGTTGAAAGCCAGAGCGCTTTACAACTTCCAGAGCGAAAACAAAGAGGAGATCAGCATCCAGGAGAACGAGGAGCTCGTCATCTTCAGCGAGAACTCCCTGGACGGGTGGTTACAGGGCCAAAACAGCCGTGGGGAGACCGGCCTCTTCCCTGCTTCCTACGTCGAGATCCTGCGCTCCCGCTCGGGCTCCAGCTACACGGACTATTCCAGCAGCCCTGTCGGCTCCCCCGGGCACGATTCCTCCTTGTACTCGGCATCCCCCAACCCCGGCATCTCCTACCAGGGCAGTTTTGAGGATGACGATGACGACGATTGGGACGACTGGGACGATGCGTGCACGGTGGTGGAGGAGCCCCGGAGCGCGCCGGGCACCAACGGGCACCCCTCGCCCAGCCTGCAGTACCCGGCAGCCTACGGCCACCACCAGCACGCCTCGGGCTACCGGCCCAAGCCGGCGCTGGAGAGGCAGGACAGCCTGAGCTCCTCCAAGAGGGGCAGCGTGGTGGGGAGAAACCTCAACCGCTTCTCCTGCTTTGTCCGCTCCGGGGTGGAAGCCTTCATCCTGGGCGACGTGCCCCTGATGTCCAAGATCGCCGAGACCTACTGCATCGAGATGGGCTCCAGGGGCCCGCAGTGGAGGGCCAACCCCAGCCCCTTCATCTGCTCCGTGGAGGACCCCACCAAGCAAACCAAGTTCAAGGGCATCAAGAGCTACATCTCCTACAAGCTGACCCCCAGCAACATCAACTCGCCCGTGTACCGGCGGTACAAGCACTTTGACTGGCTCTACAACCGGCTGCTGCACAAGTTCACGGTGATCTCGGTGCCCCACCTGCCCGAGAAGCAGGCCACCGGCCGCTTCGAGGAGGACTTCATCGAGAAGCGCAAGCGGCGGCTGATCCTCTGGATGGAGCACATGACCAGCCACCCCGTCCTGTCCCAGTACGAGGGCTTCCAGCACTTCCTCTGCTGCCGCGACGAGAAGCAGTGGAAGCTGGGCAAGCGCCGGGCGGAGAAGGACGAGATGGTGGGCGCCAGCTTCCTCCTCACCATCCAGATTCCCACGGAGCACCAGGACCTGCAGGACGTGGAGGACCGCGTGGACGCCTTCAAGGCCTTCAGCAAGAAGATGGACGACAGCGTGCTGCAGCTGACCAACGTGGCGTCGGAGCTGGTGCGCAAGCACGTGGGCGGCTTCCGCAAGGAGTTCCAGAAGCTGGGCAATGCCTTCCAAGCCATCAGCCACTCCTTCCACATGGACCCTCCCTACAGCTTGGATGCCCTCAACAACGCCATCTCCCACACGGGCAAGACCTACGAGGCTGTGGGGGAGATGTTTGCCGAGCAGCCCAAGAACGACCTGTTCCTCATGCTGGACACTCTCTCCTTGTACCAAGGGCTCCTCTCCAACTTCCCAGACATCATCCACCTGCAGAAAGGTAAGGAGGCATTCCTCTCCCCAGGAACAGCATGTGAGTGGCAAGTGGGATGGGGATGCAATGAGGAAATTCTCTGTTGGGCCTTGAAGGGAATGGGGaatgaggatgggaatggggattgaAACAGTTGCCTGTGCCTCTTAGGGGTgcagtgtggtccctgctggcacagccctccAGTCACCCCAGCCTGGGAGAGTCTTCTAGGGCTGTTGGGTCCAGAGTCTGCCCCAGTGGTGCCGTGGACTCTGTAACTGCTGCTGGTGCTACCCAAAGCACTGGCTGAGGGCGTCAGCACGGATGTCACACTTCCCCCAGACCATGAAcaggagccagcactgctgtcatTGGTTCTGGGGTGACCTGCCTGGCACCTCTTGTGCATCCCCACCCACTTCCACTtgtccctcctcatcctcccttctTGCCAAGGCCAGCAGGGATACTGGAGCTTGCTAAATTCCAACACTGGGGCTTTGTAGGGCAGTGGGATAGAGGACACACTGAacctctggggacagccagggtcACACTTTTCAGGGGTATGTCCCTGCACCTCCAAGCCCAGCAGGAGGGGTTTAGCACCCGCAGGGCATCGGAGCTCCCCATGTCCCTGGTTCCCAGGATTTGGTGGGATCAGAGCGGGAGAGAAATGTCTGCTGTTCTCTCCCTGGGTCAGGCGTCAGGCAGGGAGGGCCCCGGTGTCCTTTTGCCCCCAGGCAGCCACCAGTGAGGGTGTGGGGCCAAAGTCCACACACTCCCTGCTGCGGGCAGCTGGGTGGGGACACGCACACCGCTGTCCCCAGACTTTGGAGGACAGGTTTTCCCCAGGCTGTGTCCAAGCAGGCTGGGATGTCCGTGCATTGCTCCACGTCCCTGGGGGAGGCTGGGAAGGcaaagggagcaggaggatTCAGTCCTGCCCGGGCAGCTTCCTTGCCTTTCCTCTGAGTGTTGTTTACCCATGGAGAGGGGCTGGATCCCGTCCGGAAGCGAGGCCGCGTGGGCAGAGCGGAAGGCAGGATTTGGCCTCCAAACTTTGCTTCTTCCttcacctcctcctcccctctgggagcagggctggcgCAGCGGGAGCGCTGTAACCCCGGCTCTGGTGCTCCCGGCAaggggcagggagaaggaaaaaagcccagTGCGGGCCAGATcctgtttttagttttttagcCTCTGTGCTAATGAGGGGGAggaatgcagggctggagccaggcaggattCTTTCGAAACTGAGCTGTAAAAAAACatggaaggagagggaaaaactGGTGTCAGAGCATCAGCTGCCTCTGGGACTGGGAGATGCTTTCCCAGCCGAGCTCCAGACAGCACCACATGCCCTTGCCACATCCTGGTTCGCTGCTTCCTGGCCTGGGGTCTCCCAGGGCTGCTTCTGACCCCGTATTCGTGGAATGGCATGGAATATTTGGAGGGCTGGGGTGTTTGGCTATGCTAACACTGCCCCATCTCAGCTTTGCACCCCAAGCCTTGGGTCACAGCACGAAAAAAAGCAGCTGTACATGAGGCTGACTGaccagggatgggatggaaaaaGAGCTGGGGATGCCAGAGCCCGGAGGAAGAATGCCTGCCTGGAGGAGAGGGCTGGGTTTGATGGGCAGGGGGAGatgcaggcaggaaggagaggtGCCTGTGCTTTGGGGCCAGGCAGGGGGGGAGCAATGAGCTCCAGcggggctgcccagggaagcatCCTCTGACGCCGCTCCCTGCCCCGGCAGGCGCCTTCGCCAAGGTGAAGGAGAGCCAGCGCATGAGCGACGAGGGCAGGATGGACCAGGAGGAGGCGGACGGCATCCGCAAGCGCTGCCGCGTGGTGGGCTTCGCCCTGCAGGCCGAGATGAACCACTTCCACGAGCGGCGCGTGGCCGACTTCAAGAGGATGATGCAGTCCTACCTGAGGCAGCAGATCGTCTTCTACCAGCGCgtcagccagcagctggagaagacGCTGCGCATGTACGACAACCTCTAACGCCtcctcccgccccgcccgcggcccccCGGGCCTCCTCTGCCCGGGGCAGGCTGACAAGGGATGGGAACTCATCATGCTAGTGACCAAATGACTTTGGGCTTCCTTCCCCTTTGCCAGGCCGGCAGGGAAGGGCTCACCCGCCCCGCGGGCTGGCTGTGCCGCCTCGTTCTTTCCCTGGGGATCTCCCACCCTGCTACAGGCTGGCAGGAGCGTGGGGGGTCACAAGAGGGACAGACGTGGAGGTAAAGGTGCTCTGCCCAGTGAAATCACTCTGCTCGGTGATTTTTAGCTTTCTGAAAACCCgctctcctggagcaggggtgggtgcatcccagcctgctgggagAAGAAATCCAAGCGGTCGACATTTTGCACACTAAAAGcttttctgatgaaaaaaaaaaaagagaagagaagaaaagagatgtttatttggaagagatttttctgtttgtttgtcatgagatattttcaatattttccatttttctgcagcatttttacTGATCTGTTTTTAACTAGatgcacagaggaaaagagaaatctcTTTCTCGAGTATGGCTGCTGACTGGGAAAAGGgagtaaaaagggaaaaaaagggaaaaaaaagtagccCCACAGCCTTTTCAATAAAATCATTGGTAGAAAAAACACCCACCTCCTTCCCAGAGATATCTGTGAAAAGCAgagcctgctctgcctgagcatCCCCTGGCTTCCAGCCAGCTTtgaacatccctgtgctgtggggggAGTGACCCCAGGAGGTGTTCACACAGCAACCACCCTCCTGCTCTCTAAACAGCCCCGCAAGGGGCAAATCCTGCCCcactctgccctggcagggactgtgtgctgctgctgggagacagcagggctggcacgggGGCCTTGTTTTTGAAGGGAAATGGCTGGGATAAATCACAGTGAGGAAAGTTAGGGCAGTGCTGGCCTGGCTCCAAGGATAAAATTAGCCCCGGCATGCAGGCCAGCGGGGTATTGTTAAACTGACAGCCACGCTGGGAATGCTGCGGGCTGCGCTGCCTCCCGGAGCCTCCCCCAGCCGGCAGGGACGAGCACGCCGAGGTACAGCCTCCATCCCGGCAGGACGTGCTTCCTCCTGCCcccacagccaggccaggcccCTTCACCGtggccccatcccagcctggctccatcccacACCAGTCCCGTCCTAGCCCAGCCTCGTCCTGCCCTCGCCACGTCCTGCTTGGCTCCATCCTACCCTGTTCCCATCACTCCTTGGTACCATCTcaccccaatcccatcccatcccatcccatcccatcccatcccatcccatcccatcccatcccatcccatcccatcccatcccatcccatcccatcccatcccatcccatcccaccccatcccatcccaccccaccccaaaccccaccccaccccaccccaccccaccccaccccaccccaccccatcccatcccatcccatcccatcccatcccatcccattcaCCCTAGCAGAgacctgccccatcccatcccatcccatcccatcctctctgaacatcccatcccatcccatcccatcccaccccaccccaccccaccccaccccaccccaccccaccccaccccaccccatcccatcccatcccaatcccatcccattatcccatcccaatcccatcccatcccatcccatcccatcccaatcccattctATCACAGCTCCATTCTACCCGTGGCCACATCCTAGTCTGGCTCTGTCTCACTCTAGTCCTGTCCTACCCAGGCTGCATCCTTACATGTCACtatcccattccattcccaaCCCCATCCTATCTTAACCCCATTCTACTGCAATTCCATCCTACCCTGGCCATGTCCTGCCTTGGTCCTGTCCCACCCTGGTCCCATCCTGCCCCagtcccatcccaccccagcctcATCCTAACCTGAGCACATCCTTCCTTGGCACTGTCTCACCCCATTCCCTCCTCATCCTggccccatcccagctcagcagccgTGGGAATGGTGTCTAACCCTGTGCTAATCCTGCAGGAGTGACGGGTCTCCAGCCCTCTGGATGACCAGGGTGGCCTTGGCCCCAAGCTGAGGCCAGGATTTgtcccttcccccagccctgctccctcaggaGCACAATGGGCACGGATTGAGCCTGCCACCGCCGTCCCCGGGCAGGCAGCCAGCCTCTGGCACTGCAAGCAGCCTCCAGGCTGAGCCaacatcccagctctcctggaccTGGCTGGGCAAGGGGATCCCCTGCCTGGGGTGCCCCCTGGCATATCCTGAAAATGGgggtgcagctggagcagggagatgtCCCAGCACCCCTGGAGTTCATCCTCCTCTCTGGTGTCCTGGCATGGGGATAGGCATGGCCTAAagtccctggctgtgcctcagtttccccaaaGGTGGACCTGTGCTCTTTGTGGTCCTTTAGCCACAAAGATCTCCCTGCTCCACCATTCACCCCCTCTGTACCCTCATGTCTGGATCACACTCTAGAGCACAGCAAATCCATTGGCCAGAACCTGTATTCCCTTAGcattcctgctttttccctctgccacctgacagcaggcagctgggcCTTCACTGCCTGTGAGTGGGCATTTCAGAGTCTGCCTTGGCCAGATGGGGGGGTTGAGCATCCTGCTGCCCCCCACACCTCCAACAGCATCCTGCAAatgtgccaagggctggaggacAGAAACAGCTCCAAGTGTTTCGGTGGCTGTCCCAGGGTGATGGTGGGGAGGATTCTGGGAGTGTACACAGTGCTTCCCATGCCCCAGCAGTGTCTGACACTGCCTTTGTTATATGTGACAcaggctgttccctgctcccacaagagaaaaaaaaaatcagggcaCAGAGGGCTGAGAGGAAGCACCGGGAACACGGAGCAGATCCGTTTCCTCCTCCCACTTCCCAAGGCTGCTCCTGCGTGGGAAAGCCAAGGCTGAGGCCCTGTGAGTCCTGTCAGtggtgacagcagggctgggaggtggcagcagggctgggaggtggcagcagaggtTGTGGCTGGAGCATCCTCTCTGGagagcactgcagccaggatCAGAGAGCCCGTGGCTGCCTCTGTTCCTGTATGTGGCTTCCCCGAGCTCTTGTCTTGCTTCTTCTCCTTGGGCCTCCCTCCACCACGGGAAGAAAACCTGGCATGCTTGTTCTGAGCTCTGGGAGCCCAGGGTTTGTGTATGGGCCAGGCTGTCAGGCTGTAGGGACAACCTGTGCCTGTATCCTGAGCCCAGTGAGATGCTCCAGGGTGGGCAGGATCAGCTGGGGTCCCGCAGGGACCAGCCAAACAGCTGGAGGGTGATGCTGGGACAAGCAGAGCTGCCGGTCAGAGCCTTGTCAGCCACATGGATACACCCACCAGTGCTCAGTGACTGGGGATCAGCCTCCAGAGGAGCGCAGGGACCCGACCCAGCTCCTCCCATGCGAGGGGGAGCGCGGGGTGCAGCTGCTGGcggggcaggacagggcttgCTGTGCACACCAcgctgccagcacaggctggcaaGGGGGGTGGAGAGGCACAGCTGccaacagggagcagggagcactCCTGGGGGAGCGGGGAGAAGTCCTGCCTGCCCATCAGGGTCAGCAGCAACTCGGGGGATGGAGCCAAGTGGAGTTTCACTGCCATGCACACCGTGTTGGGAGGTGGACGAGTGTGTGGCTGTGTAGAGGAGTGATTCTGGGAGGATGCAGGTGGGAGGACACAAGCATGGATCAGGGCAGAGGGAGACAGCTCAGCCTGCCAGCTCCAATCTTTTAATTGCTGTTCTTCTCAAATATTTCCGAAGCATGACCCTGAGTCGGCTCCTCCAGGCAAAGATACGAGCACCAGCTGGTTCCCTTGGCTGTGGCTGTAaatgctccctcctgctcccagcccagggaaatTATGGGGGATCAGTGGTGTCTGTTTTGGGGAATAAACTGGGAATCAGCTTTAatggggctgtcccagccttCCAAATTCCTCCTGCTAGGCATAGCCAGGGTGATGCTCAGGTCAGacctgtcccagctctctgtgccagcccagaTTCCCTCTCTCTGGTGCCTGGGAAGGTGCTGAGCACGGGGAGGTAGgtcctgcactgccagggagcTGAGTCTCTGGGTGTGTTGTTTGTGCAGGAGGGGTGGGGagcccaggctctgggatgtgGTTATCCCTCCGTCATTGTCTGTCTGCCTTGGAGTTGCTGGGTGTGGAAGCAGAGGTCAGTCTTAATTTGTCTGAAATTTAAattgcagctgggctgtggagggATGCTTTCTGGTGTCCAGGTCCTCAGCACTCCATACTTTCCCTGGACCTGGGACTCTCCTCTGGCCCTGTAGCAGTAATCCCTGTGCTTTTTCTCACGTGGGCAGGTGGTGGGAGAGATGCCAGGATGCCGGGGCCAGCGCTGTCCCCGTGTGGGTTTGTTTGAGGTGCTCCCAGGGTGACGTTCCAGCTCTTCCCCCGGGCTCCATCCCGTCGTGCCGGGCTCGCTGCCAGCCGAGCCTGTTCTGCGGGCTGTGGGCATGACTGGCCCCAATCAGACAGGGCGGGAGGGCTCCCGGCATCccggggcactgggctgggcttggAGCCGAGCggaggagctgagcctggaCACACTGTGCAGCTGTCAGCCCCTGAGCTGCCACATAGCACAGCTCCTAGGAGCACCTGACCCCCTTCCACCTGCCTGGGTGTCCTCCTGCCCCCCAGGACACTGCTCCCCACCGCCTGCCATCAGGCAGCGTGACCTGTGCCCCCCGAGGGGACCCgggatgctgctcctggctccgGGTGAAGTCCAGAGCAtctcctgagagctgccagggaggtttggggatgGGGATAGAGAGGCTGGAGCCCTGGGACCATGCCTCCCCAAAACAGAGTGGGGTTGCCTGCCTGAGCTCAGGGGGGTGCTGTGCTCACTCCCAGGAGAAGTGTGCACAATGCTGTTCCACggtcctgcagctgctgtggtcCAGGGCAGTGGAGGATTTTGGAGACATGTGATGGATCCTAGTCTCATGTGCTGGCCtgaagctgggctgggaataAAGTCCCACCTTTGTTGAACCCCTGCATTTGCATGGCTAAAGCTTCCCGGGGCAGGGGGGTTTCAAAGCCAAAGGATCCAACCTGCCCTGGGTGGattctttatttgcatttgaatAGGTGCCTGGAAACTGGTTcagcctcccctcctgctgtgtccatccctgcctgtgagCCCCAGTGCCTCCAGCTCCTTTTGAAACCTGacctgagagcagctgctggtgttACTCACCCAGGAGAGGtgctggatccagcctgtcaCAGGTGGGATGGCTGGGGGGTTATtgtctccttccttctccctaaGATGCTCTCTGAGGActctggggacaggctgggagaactgggggtgttcacctggagaggagaaggttcCAGGGAGATCTTAGAGCCCTTTCAAAGGCCAAAACAGGCTCCAAGAGATCcggagagggactttggacaagtgcctggagtgacaggacaggggcTGAATGGCTTCCCatgggcagagggcagggttggatgggatattgggaaggaattgttccctgtgaggcttgtagagccctggcacagggtgcccagagaagctgtggctgccctgttcatgaagtgtccaaggccaagttgaatgaggcttggagcaacccAGGACAGTGGAAgctgtctctgcccatggcttcagggtggaacaagatgacctttaaggcctcttccaacccaaaccattccatggtcTTCCCTGAACTGTGCTGGCTTTATAGCCAGCTTGGCAGGGAATGGTGCCAGGGAAGGGCCAGGAAACTTCTGAGATTGTTTGGGCTGTGGTTTGTGTTTCATGTCCTGGCAGGAGCCCACCTGGGCCCCCAGCCTTCCCCAGGTGGGTGGGTGACAGTGGCAGCACTGAAGCTGCCTCTGATCCTGCAAGCCCTGAATAACCCAATCCTTCAGTTTAGAGGATTTAAACCCTGCCAGCAGAGCTTGGCCCCGGAGAGCCGCCGTCCGCGCTGCCTTTTTCCAGGTTACTGCCTGTCCTCCCCTGACCTCAGGAAGTGGAtgtttcccagcagcaggaatacAACCACAAGCCTTAAAAATAACCTGGTTTGCTTTCAGAGTTCCTTACAAAATAGGCCACGCTCCTTCTATTTAATCCCTGGGCACAAGACGAGAATcactgggaaggaaaacacagtgaGGCTTCCAAGGCTTGGTGGATGGAGGTGGATGCAGCCCCCATCCCTCACTGGGGGCATGTAAATAGTGAAgataataaaaatgtgtgtttgaatgggatggggaggtgCAGAGCTGTGATCTGGAGTCAATGGCAGAAGCTGTTCCAACCTTTGGGGAGCAGCATGGCCCTAGCAATCTCCCAGCTATGGCGTGGGCAGCACGGGCACCCTGACCCCATTTCACAGAGGGGAGAGGGTGTAATTTGCCTCTGAGCAGAAGGAAACCTCGTTTTTCCCTCTAgatgaggcaggaggagggttTTGGAGGTGGGGAGCAGACATCCATCAGCCTCCCCCTTGGGCCAAACAACTCAGAGGTGCCAGGTTTCCACCGTGCCGTGTCCTATGGGGCTTGGGGACACAGGGTGCCTGCCTGCACCCTGATGGCTTTGGGTGCCCATGAGATGTGCCAGCACCACCTGAAGCAGGGCAGGTGTGATTTACTGCTCAGCAAAGGTTTGGCACCATAAACCCAGCCAGGAAAACTGCTGGCATGATCCAGGCaaacatcccagctctgctgcagccttggAGCGGGACCACACAGGGTCATGGTTTAGGAAGGGATCATGTGGAGGATTTTATCTTGTGTGAGAGGGGTGCAAGGGGTCCCCTCTGGTCCCTGGGGGCTCGTGCCAGCTTCCCATCAGACATGTGTGAGCAGGATGTGCCCTGTGATGAgattcccagctgcagcagcgcAGGGTATTATTGCTGGGTCCCATCCTGAGCTCAGCGCTCAGTttttcctctgccctccctcagACAGTTTCTATTTAAGTTTTCAGGA comes from the Oenanthe melanoleuca isolate GR-GAL-2019-014 chromosome 10, OMel1.0, whole genome shotgun sequence genome and includes:
- the SNX33 gene encoding sorting nexin-33 → MALKARALYNFQSENKEEISIQENEELVIFSENSLDGWLQGQNSRGETGLFPASYVEILRSRSGSSYTDYSSSPVGSPGHDSSLYSASPNPGISYQGSFEDDDDDDWDDWDDACTVVEEPRSAPGTNGHPSPSLQYPAAYGHHQHASGYRPKPALERQDSLSSSKRGSVVGRNLNRFSCFVRSGVEAFILGDVPLMSKIAETYCIEMGSRGPQWRANPSPFICSVEDPTKQTKFKGIKSYISYKLTPSNINSPVYRRYKHFDWLYNRLLHKFTVISVPHLPEKQATGRFEEDFIEKRKRRLILWMEHMTSHPVLSQYEGFQHFLCCRDEKQWKLGKRRAEKDEMVGASFLLTIQIPTEHQDLQDVEDRVDAFKAFSKKMDDSVLQLTNVASELVRKHVGGFRKEFQKLGNAFQAISHSFHMDPPYSLDALNNAISHTGKTYEAVGEMFAEQPKNDLFLMLDTLSLYQGLLSNFPDIIHLQKGAFAKVKESQRMSDEGRMDQEEADGIRKRCRVVGFALQAEMNHFHERRVADFKRMMQSYLRQQIVFYQRVSQQLEKTLRMYDNL